CCTTCTGGACGGCGATCATCCCGTCCTGTTCGATGCCGGGTTTTCCTGCCTGGCCCGGATGTACGAAGGGCAGATCCGGAGGATCCTGGAGGACCGCGACCCCGCCTGGTGCTGCCTGACCCATTCCCATTTTGATCACCTGGGCGCGGCCCCGTATTTCAAGAAACGGTTTCCCGGCCTGGCGGTCTGCGCCCACGAGAAGGCGGGCGATGTTCTGCGGCGGGAATCCGCCGTGGAGCGGATCCGCATGCTCAACGTCGCCGGTGCCGCCTCGGTGGCCGCCTACGGCGTCGAGATCGGGGACAGCGAACCGTTTGAATCCTTCACCCTTGACCGGGCCCTGAAGGCGGGGGACGAGATCACGGTCGCGGAAGGATTGACGGTGCGCGTTTATGAAACCCCGGGTCACACCCGGGACTGCCTGAGCTACTATATTCCGGAAAAGAAAATGCTGATCGCCTCCGAGGCCCTGGGCATACCGGACTACACCGGCTACGTGTTCACGGATTTTCTGGTGGGCTATGATCTCTATCTGGATTCCATGAAGTCGCTGAAGGATCTTGAGGTGGACGTGCTGTGCTTCGGGCATACCTATGTATACACCGGGGAAGATGCCCGGGGCCATATTGCGCGGGCCATGCGGTCCGCGGAGCAGTTCTTCAGCCTGGTGGCGGACTTGTCAACGGAAGAAAAAGGCGATATCGAGCGCATCAAGCAGCGGGTCCGGGCCATCGAGTACGACTGCAAGACTGGATCCAAACAGCCGGAGCCGGCCTATCTGCTGAACCTGGAAGCCAGGATACTGGCAGTTCAGCGGCGCCTGTCCCCCGGGGCGTAATACGCTTTCCTGATTTCACACTCCCTGAACCCGGTGAAAAATGTGTTTTGGATAAAGAAAACTTCAGCAGTTCTACGCCATTAAGGAGGCACTATGACCAGGGCGGAACGTCTGGTGATTCTCGATTTCATCAAGGCCTTCAGTTGCTCCTATGCCATGACCCGCAACCTGGGAGAACAGTTGGACGTGGCAACGGACAAAGAACTTCTCCAGGCGGTCGGTGGCTTGAGTTCCGGGATCAGCACCATGGGGGATACCTGCGGCGTGGTGAACGGCGGTACGATCATTCTCGGGAAAAAGTTTCCCGATCTTTCTCCGGAACGATTTTACGCGACGAGCAACACGTTTTTCAGGCAACTGGAAGAACGGGTCAACACGCCCAACTGCGGCCTGGTTCACGGC
Above is a genomic segment from Thermodesulfobacteriota bacterium containing:
- a CDS encoding MBL fold metallo-hydrolase, which codes for MIIQQSGEVVPGFHVLYPIDVPVFLLDGDHPVLFDAGFSCLARMYEGQIRRILEDRDPAWCCLTHSHFDHLGAAPYFKKRFPGLAVCAHEKAGDVLRRESAVERIRMLNVAGAASVAAYGVEIGDSEPFESFTLDRALKAGDEITVAEGLTVRVYETPGHTRDCLSYYIPEKKMLIASEALGIPDYTGYVFTDFLVGYDLYLDSMKSLKDLEVDVLCFGHTYVYTGEDARGHIARAMRSAEQFFSLVADLSTEEKGDIERIKQRVRAIEYDCKTGSKQPEPAYLLNLEARILAVQRRLSPGA